The following are encoded together in the Novosphingobium resinovorum genome:
- a CDS encoding MBL fold metallo-hydrolase yields the protein MSDTHVTDAIVQVCAAQLAPTLNVKSFFDDASSTASYVVHDPATKMAAIIDSVLDFDAAAGRTDTASADAIIEYVRDEGLTIEWLLETHAHADHLSAAPYLQTQLGGTLAIGRDIIRVQEVFGKLFNAGTEFARDGSDFDRLFDDGDHFSIGSIPAIALHVPGHTPADMAYVIGDAVFTGDTLFMPDYGSARADFPGGDARQLYHSIRRLLKLPPETRLFLCHDYKAAGRDTYVWETTVGAQRSGNVHVHEGVGEEEFVAMRTARDATLSMPALIMPAVQVNMRGGHLPAPEANGTRYLKIPLDAL from the coding sequence ATGTCCGATACCCATGTGACGGACGCGATCGTCCAGGTTTGCGCAGCACAGCTCGCGCCCACATTGAACGTGAAGAGCTTCTTCGACGATGCCAGCAGCACGGCCAGCTACGTCGTTCACGATCCTGCGACCAAAATGGCAGCAATCATCGATAGCGTTCTCGACTTCGATGCGGCCGCAGGGCGGACGGATACGGCGTCTGCCGATGCCATCATTGAATATGTCCGCGACGAGGGGCTCACCATCGAATGGCTGCTCGAAACCCATGCCCATGCGGATCATCTTTCAGCGGCGCCCTATCTTCAGACGCAGCTAGGCGGCACGCTCGCGATCGGCCGCGATATCATTCGCGTGCAGGAGGTATTCGGCAAACTCTTCAATGCCGGCACCGAGTTTGCGCGCGACGGCAGCGATTTCGATCGCTTGTTCGATGACGGCGACCATTTTTCGATCGGCAGCATCCCGGCGATAGCCCTGCACGTCCCGGGGCATACGCCTGCGGACATGGCTTACGTGATCGGTGACGCAGTCTTCACCGGCGATACGCTTTTCATGCCCGATTACGGGTCGGCACGCGCAGACTTCCCTGGCGGCGACGCCCGCCAACTCTACCATTCCATCAGGCGCCTCCTCAAGCTGCCGCCTGAAACCCGCCTGTTCCTTTGTCACGATTACAAGGCGGCAGGGCGCGATACGTACGTCTGGGAGACTACGGTCGGCGCACAGCGTTCCGGCAACGTCCATGTTCATGAGGGGGTCGGCGAAGAAGAGTTCGTGGCGATGCGCACCGCTCGAGACGCTACCCTGTCCATGCCGGCGCTGATCATGCCGGCTGTACAGGTCAATATGCGAGGCGGGCACCTGCCGGCACCAGAGGCGAACGGCACCCGTTACCTCAAGATCCCGCTGGATGCGTTGTGA
- a CDS encoding DsrE family protein, whose protein sequence is MVATSCALAASSAALAAPEPAIHPLVQTFGAVHPVQGAQERPDPKLTYRVVFSVTKAAMTPDKINPSLEKVARFLNLLAADSVRPQRGNIVVVIHGPATPIVTTDAVYASHATTTSNPNAALIAALEAAGVSVRVCSQAMVGNEVSSDQLLPGVEIDDAALVTMANLQLRGFALIPD, encoded by the coding sequence ATGGTGGCAACCAGCTGCGCATTGGCAGCGTCGAGCGCTGCGCTGGCGGCACCGGAACCCGCCATCCATCCGCTCGTCCAGACTTTCGGTGCTGTCCATCCTGTCCAGGGCGCTCAGGAACGACCTGATCCGAAATTGACGTACCGCGTGGTGTTCAGCGTCACGAAAGCGGCCATGACGCCCGACAAGATTAATCCCAGCCTCGAAAAAGTTGCCCGATTTCTGAATTTGCTCGCGGCTGACAGCGTCCGACCACAGCGCGGGAACATCGTCGTCGTCATCCACGGGCCTGCGACGCCGATCGTCACGACCGACGCGGTCTACGCCTCTCATGCAACGACGACTTCAAATCCGAACGCGGCGCTCATCGCCGCGCTAGAGGCTGCAGGTGTTTCCGTCAGGGTCTGCAGCCAGGCAATGGTGGGGAACGAGGTCTCGAGCGATCAGCTTTTGCCCGGCGTGGAAATTGACGACGCCGCCCTCGTCACAATGGCAAACCTTCAACTGCGCGGCTTTGCGTTGATCCCTGACTGA
- a CDS encoding DsbA family protein, with product MKRFIPLALLAAVLGIVGFAALRPGSVTTQASAQTFTREAITDDPIAPKFAPKGYDVTIVEFADYNCPYCRRMHPTIAALLASDPKIRIVYRDWPIFGGASVEAARAAIASQWQGKHEAFNAALYEGGGRIDSAAIRAAAKRAGVDWTRLQKDLVTHKADIDGLLARTNVQAPALGLQGTPAFLVGPYLLPGAFDLPNLRKAVAKARAHPNGPPKAP from the coding sequence ATGAAACGCTTCATTCCCCTCGCTTTGCTTGCCGCCGTTTTGGGCATCGTCGGCTTCGCGGCCTTGCGCCCCGGCTCCGTAACGACGCAGGCCTCCGCGCAGACATTCACGAGAGAGGCGATTACAGACGATCCCATCGCGCCCAAATTCGCGCCCAAAGGCTATGACGTCACGATCGTCGAGTTTGCGGACTACAACTGCCCCTATTGCCGGCGCATGCACCCGACCATTGCCGCGCTCCTTGCATCGGATCCCAAGATCAGGATCGTTTATCGCGACTGGCCGATTTTTGGCGGTGCCTCCGTTGAAGCGGCACGAGCGGCCATCGCAAGCCAGTGGCAAGGCAAGCATGAAGCCTTCAACGCCGCTCTCTACGAGGGCGGGGGCCGGATCGATTCCGCCGCTATCCGTGCCGCTGCAAAAAGGGCCGGCGTCGACTGGACAAGGCTTCAGAAGGATCTTGTGACGCACAAGGCGGATATTGACGGCCTGCTCGCCCGTACGAACGTCCAGGCACCAGCGTTGGGGCTACAGGGCACGCCGGCATTTCTTGTTGGGCCATATCTTCTGCCCGGCGCGTTCGATCTTCCCAACCTGCGCAAGGCGGTCGCGAAGGCGCGGGCCCACCCCAACGGTCCGCCCAAGGCACCGTGA
- a CDS encoding peroxiredoxin, translated as MANETDITADRPRQPQRPLRIGDTAPNFHARTTQGEVSLDQYRGRWVVFFSHPADFTPVCTSEFVALAKAMPEFDAMDAVLLGLSVDSLYSHIAWLRAIRELFDVEVAFPVVEDPSMAVGRAYGMIDENASDASAVRATYFIDPEGIIRAMTWYPMTIGRSVDEMTRMLAALQRTQDGTVLTPAGWQPGEDVLLPPSQAAADALTRAAPANWFHLTQSDQ; from the coding sequence ATGGCCAACGAGACTGACATCACCGCTGATCGACCCCGCCAACCGCAGCGGCCGCTGCGCATCGGCGATACCGCGCCGAATTTTCACGCCCGCACGACGCAGGGTGAGGTCAGCCTTGACCAATATCGCGGGCGCTGGGTCGTATTTTTCTCGCATCCAGCGGACTTTACGCCGGTCTGCACCAGCGAGTTCGTCGCTCTGGCCAAGGCGATGCCGGAGTTCGACGCAATGGACGCAGTCCTGCTCGGCCTCTCCGTCGACAGCCTTTATTCTCACATTGCCTGGCTTCGAGCGATCCGGGAGCTGTTCGACGTGGAAGTGGCATTCCCTGTGGTCGAAGATCCCTCGATGGCGGTAGGCCGGGCCTACGGCATGATCGATGAAAACGCGTCAGACGCCTCGGCGGTCCGGGCAACCTATTTCATTGATCCGGAAGGCATCATCCGCGCCATGACGTGGTATCCGATGACGATCGGCCGTTCGGTCGACGAAATGACCCGGATGCTCGCTGCCCTTCAGCGAACCCAGGATGGAACAGTGCTGACGCCCGCCGGGTGGCAGCCGGGTGAGGATGTCCTGCTCCCGCCCTCGCAGGCCGCCGCTGATGCACTGACCCGGGCTGCACCAGCCAACTGGTTCCACCTCACGCAGAGCGACCAATGA
- a CDS encoding DUF2243 domain-containing protein, translating to MAASGDTLSVKAPGIILGIGLGGFCDGIFLHQVFQWHHMFSSKITVDTVDGLKMNTLGDGVFHTVTWLSVLFGLWLLYSRVTQGRRKVWSSPVLWAWMLNGWGWFNLIEGLVDHQLLGIHHVLSGPNQFLWDMGFLASGVIFIGLGWMIARKSTPIDLSYA from the coding sequence ATGGCTGCCAGTGGCGATACGCTCTCGGTCAAGGCACCGGGGATTATCCTTGGGATTGGCCTGGGCGGATTTTGCGATGGTATCTTCCTGCATCAGGTTTTCCAGTGGCATCACATGTTCAGTAGCAAGATCACGGTAGATACCGTGGACGGCCTGAAGATGAACACGCTGGGAGACGGCGTCTTTCATACGGTGACCTGGCTGTCGGTCCTGTTCGGGCTGTGGCTGCTATATTCCCGGGTAACCCAAGGCCGCCGGAAGGTTTGGAGTTCCCCGGTATTGTGGGCATGGATGCTCAACGGTTGGGGTTGGTTCAATCTCATTGAGGGGCTGGTCGATCACCAATTGCTCGGCATCCACCATGTCCTTTCAGGTCCAAACCAGTTCCTCTGGGACATGGGCTTCCTTGCCTCGGGCGTCATTTTCATCGGTCTGGGTTGGATGATCGCCCGCAAGTCGACCCCAATCGATCTTTCGTACGCTTAA
- a CDS encoding DUF6691 family protein: MNRQVIIALVCGVLFGMGLTVSGMTDPARVRAFLDVFASWDPTLAFVMVGAMMPMAVAWRIAKPRRAPLAADEFHLPATHPIDAKLLLGATLFGVGWGLVGLCPGPAIAALALRPGPALLFVLAMFAGATIHRFLFSRPSAGTAAT, encoded by the coding sequence ATGAACCGTCAGGTCATCATCGCGCTCGTCTGCGGTGTCCTGTTCGGCATGGGCCTCACGGTGTCGGGGATGACGGACCCAGCCCGGGTACGTGCATTCCTCGACGTATTCGCAAGCTGGGACCCCACTCTTGCCTTCGTCATGGTTGGCGCGATGATGCCCATGGCGGTGGCCTGGCGCATTGCCAAGCCACGCCGGGCACCGTTGGCCGCGGACGAATTCCACCTTCCCGCAACGCATCCGATCGATGCGAAGCTCCTCTTGGGCGCGACATTGTTCGGCGTGGGTTGGGGGCTGGTAGGTCTCTGCCCGGGACCAGCGATTGCCGCTCTCGCGCTTCGCCCCGGTCCCGCGCTTCTGTTCGTGCTGGCCATGTTCGCCGGCGCCACCATCCATCGCTTCTTATTTTCCCGACCCTCCGCCGGCACGGCGGCTACGTAG
- a CDS encoding TlpA disulfide reductase family protein — translation MVPVDRLAAVLAVVVFLALYGIGTRRTGSTAANVASLAVIVGIVAARAAYVAAHFSSFRADISAIFAIWQGGFAPWAGIIAAAVTLMLLLRRTPSLVPALTSLAIAAALWAGTAHFNTNGTPTPLPTGLVAHDLAGKAVRLDSLRGKPFVINLWATWCGPCQREMPMLVQAAKERPDVPVLFLDQGEDTRTIQAFLADKMLKPANVLLDPKMDSGRALGAAALPTTIFVASDGTIRTRHLGEISRAALDAGMDDLREFTR, via the coding sequence ATGGTCCCTGTGGACCGCCTTGCGGCCGTGCTGGCTGTGGTCGTCTTCCTGGCGCTGTATGGTATCGGTACGCGGCGAACCGGATCGACTGCGGCGAACGTCGCTTCACTGGCTGTGATCGTTGGCATCGTGGCGGCGCGAGCCGCATATGTCGCGGCCCATTTCAGCAGCTTTCGGGCGGATATTTCCGCAATTTTCGCGATCTGGCAGGGCGGCTTCGCTCCCTGGGCCGGTATCATTGCGGCGGCTGTCACCTTGATGCTGTTACTTAGGCGGACGCCGAGCCTTGTGCCGGCGCTGACCTCACTCGCGATCGCTGCGGCACTTTGGGCAGGCACGGCGCATTTTAATACGAACGGGACGCCGACGCCTCTGCCGACAGGTCTCGTGGCCCACGACCTCGCCGGCAAAGCGGTTCGACTGGATAGCTTGCGCGGCAAACCCTTCGTCATCAATCTCTGGGCGACCTGGTGCGGGCCATGCCAAAGGGAAATGCCGATGCTCGTGCAAGCTGCAAAGGAACGGCCCGACGTGCCTGTCCTTTTCCTCGACCAAGGCGAGGACACGCGCACGATACAGGCGTTTCTGGCGGACAAGATGCTGAAGCCAGCCAATGTCCTGCTCGACCCTAAAATGGACAGCGGCCGAGCGCTTGGTGCTGCAGCGCTACCTACAACTATTTTCGTCGCCAGCGATGGCACCATTCGAACCCGTCATCTGGGAGAAATCTCTCGTGCCGCCCTGGACGCAGGCATGGATGACCTTCGGGAGTTCACTCGATGA
- a CDS encoding YeeE/YedE family protein produces MIAAFPSAIPLQGLIGGVMIGLSAAILLLGIGRIAGVSGLFARATGASDSGAPRMIALAFTVGLPIGAFVAASVILTPMRMTASWPLIIVGGLLVGFGTRLGSGCTSGHGVCGMSRLSPRSLAATATFMAAGIATVTAMRLIGFGS; encoded by the coding sequence GTGATCGCCGCCTTTCCCTCTGCGATCCCCCTTCAGGGGCTGATTGGCGGTGTGATGATCGGCCTGTCAGCGGCCATCCTCTTGCTCGGCATCGGCCGCATAGCGGGGGTGAGCGGTCTTTTTGCCAGAGCAACCGGCGCTTCAGACAGCGGCGCACCGCGAATGATCGCCTTGGCCTTTACAGTGGGCCTTCCGATTGGGGCGTTTGTCGCGGCGAGTGTCATTCTTACGCCGATGCGTATGACTGCATCCTGGCCCCTGATCATCGTTGGAGGTTTGCTCGTCGGTTTTGGAACCCGGCTAGGTTCGGGTTGCACGAGCGGGCACGGCGTTTGCGGCATGTCGCGGCTTTCGCCGCGCTCGCTTGCCGCAACCGCGACATTCATGGCGGCGGGCATTGCCACCGTGACGGCGATGCGGCTGATTGGTTTCGGGTCATGA
- a CDS encoding bifunctional protein tyrosine phosphatase family protein/NAD(P)/FAD-dependent oxidoreductase gives MAIKPLSPTFAVSPQLSPADVKLAAEMGYRAIVSNRPDGEDAGQPSAAEMAALAAQYGLGFAHVPATSGAVTAADADRMRDALAQLDSPVLGFCRSGMRSATLWAMLEARSSRAETALQVTGAAGYDLSPLRATLGSMEGNSLAGGKTYDVVIVGGGAAGIATAASLLKRNGNLVIAVVDPAEYHFYQPGWTMVGAGVFTPEQTRHTEAEVMPDKVDWLRVAATAFNPDQNSVELADGRSITYRVLVAAPGIKLAWDAIPGLSEALGKNGVTSNYRYDLAPYTRDLVKQLKGGRALFSQPPMPIKCAGAPQKAMYLSCDIWREAGVLSDIDVEFHNAGAVLFGVATYVPALMDYIRKYGIDLQLESKLVAVDGPNQVATFERKAMDGSIERIERPFDFLHAVPPQVAPDFVAKSPLAADSGFIDVDPATLRHVRYPNVFALGDAANTSNAKTAAAARKQAPVVAVNVLAALEGKEPVADYDGYGSCPLTVERGKIVLAEFGYGGKLLPSFPSWLLDGTKPSRAAWFLKERMLPPIYWQAMLKGREWMVHPHMIGKAA, from the coding sequence ATGGCCATCAAGCCACTGAGTCCGACCTTTGCCGTTTCGCCGCAGCTCAGCCCTGCCGACGTGAAGCTGGCCGCCGAAATGGGCTATCGCGCGATCGTCTCCAATCGGCCTGATGGTGAGGATGCGGGCCAACCTTCGGCAGCAGAGATGGCGGCTCTTGCAGCCCAATATGGGCTGGGCTTCGCGCATGTGCCCGCCACGTCCGGCGCAGTGACAGCGGCCGATGCCGATCGCATGCGAGACGCCCTTGCACAGCTGGATTCACCTGTTCTTGGCTTTTGCCGCAGCGGCATGCGGTCGGCGACTTTATGGGCCATGCTCGAGGCGCGATCGTCGAGAGCGGAAACAGCTCTGCAAGTGACTGGCGCCGCGGGCTATGATCTGTCGCCCCTCAGGGCGACCCTTGGCAGCATGGAGGGCAACAGCCTCGCCGGAGGAAAAACCTATGATGTGGTGATCGTCGGTGGCGGCGCCGCAGGGATCGCGACGGCCGCGAGTCTTCTGAAGCGCAACGGGAACCTCGTCATCGCGGTTGTCGATCCTGCCGAATATCATTTCTATCAGCCGGGCTGGACGATGGTCGGCGCCGGCGTCTTCACGCCCGAACAGACCCGCCATACGGAGGCGGAGGTCATGCCTGACAAGGTTGATTGGCTCCGCGTCGCAGCCACGGCGTTCAATCCCGACCAGAACAGCGTGGAGCTGGCTGACGGCCGATCGATTACTTATCGGGTCCTTGTGGCTGCGCCGGGGATCAAGCTCGCTTGGGATGCCATTCCGGGCCTGAGCGAGGCGCTAGGCAAGAATGGGGTTACATCAAACTACCGCTACGATCTGGCACCCTACACGCGCGATCTTGTCAAGCAGCTGAAAGGCGGCCGCGCGCTGTTCTCGCAGCCTCCCATGCCGATCAAATGTGCCGGTGCGCCGCAAAAGGCGATGTACCTGTCATGCGATATCTGGCGCGAGGCGGGTGTGCTGAGCGACATCGATGTCGAATTCCACAATGCCGGTGCCGTCTTGTTCGGCGTGGCCACGTACGTGCCGGCATTGATGGACTATATTCGCAAATACGGCATCGATCTTCAGCTCGAATCCAAGCTGGTCGCTGTCGATGGGCCCAACCAGGTGGCGACGTTTGAGCGCAAGGCGATGGACGGCTCAATCGAGCGGATCGAGCGCCCGTTTGATTTCCTTCATGCCGTGCCGCCGCAGGTGGCACCGGATTTCGTCGCCAAAAGCCCGCTTGCAGCCGACTCCGGCTTTATCGATGTCGATCCTGCGACCCTGCGGCATGTCCGCTATCCCAACGTCTTCGCACTTGGCGATGCTGCCAACACCAGCAATGCCAAGACGGCTGCCGCTGCGCGCAAGCAGGCACCGGTCGTGGCCGTGAACGTGTTGGCGGCGTTGGAAGGAAAAGAGCCAGTCGCCGATTACGACGGATATGGCTCCTGTCCGCTCACTGTCGAGCGCGGGAAAATTGTCCTTGCCGAGTTCGGCTATGGCGGCAAGCTCCTGCCCAGCTTCCCGAGCTGGCTGCTCGACGGGACCAAGCCCTCGCGAGCGGCGTGGTTCCTCAAGGAGCGCATGCTTCCACCGATCTATTGGCAAGCGATGCTCAAGGGGCGTGAGTGGATGGTGCATCCACATATGATCGGTAAAGCAGCATGA
- a CDS encoding ArsR/SmtB family transcription factor, whose amino-acid sequence MSAIYQARTQAEAAAEKLKIYAQPQRLMILSLLLNGEHIVSEIERLTGIIQPALSQQLAELRRAGVVTMRRASKQVHYSLANDDVTLCVRSIEAIFGTGEDKALALERVVAGEGKSATPSMLARPTAAAVFARIG is encoded by the coding sequence ATGAGCGCGATCTACCAGGCGCGGACCCAGGCCGAGGCGGCAGCCGAAAAGCTCAAGATCTACGCGCAGCCACAGCGATTGATGATCCTGTCGCTCCTCCTCAATGGCGAGCACATCGTCAGCGAGATCGAGCGACTGACGGGCATCATCCAGCCTGCCCTTAGCCAGCAACTCGCCGAGCTGCGCCGCGCAGGCGTCGTCACGATGCGCCGCGCCTCGAAGCAAGTACACTACAGCCTCGCCAACGATGACGTAACGCTGTGCGTGCGCTCGATAGAAGCCATCTTCGGTACCGGAGAGGATAAGGCGCTGGCACTTGAACGGGTCGTTGCGGGCGAAGGAAAGTCAGCAACCCCGTCTATGCTCGCTCGGCCCACCGCCGCTGCCGTATTTGCGCGGATAGGATAG
- a CDS encoding bifunctional metallophosphatase/5'-nucleotidase, producing MTQLTFLQINDLHGYALPHHEMVRDEGGAWTFAELGGIARIAGLFASVRDERPGGVIALDNGDTFHGTHLAVASRGRALVPAMNALALDAMAVHWEFAYGPEGVCDLAKLLDCPVLAINCHRQADDQLLFPPYRIVERSGLRVAIIGLACPIVDKTMPASFSAGVYFTIGNRELPRWIAHVRQEEKADLVVVLSHLGFPQDVKLAGEVDGVDVLVSGHTHNRMDEAIVVNGTVIFQSGCHGSFVGRLDVEIKEGKVASHRHQLIPVDASLAEQPEVVDLIDSAIRNEPTDLSQTVGQITAALHRYAMLSSTMDDVLLEAIAEAAGTRIAFSNGWRYGAPIPPGPVTVNDLWNIIPTNPPVSVVELTGAEIVEMLEANLERTFAADPYEQMGGYVKRMRGVKMYFKAENPPGHRIDRLFVEGERVDPLKSYVAAFVTAQGVPAKFGHNRRNLEIRAVDALRGLFERRRTVTPDPTPTVFEI from the coding sequence ATGACGCAACTTACCTTTCTGCAGATCAATGATCTCCACGGCTACGCGTTGCCCCATCACGAGATGGTCCGTGACGAAGGCGGTGCCTGGACCTTTGCCGAGCTTGGCGGGATTGCGAGAATTGCAGGGCTGTTCGCATCCGTCAGGGACGAGCGGCCCGGCGGGGTTATCGCTCTGGACAATGGCGATACGTTTCATGGCACGCATCTGGCCGTCGCCAGCAGGGGCCGCGCGTTGGTTCCGGCGATGAATGCTCTCGCGCTCGACGCCATGGCCGTTCACTGGGAGTTTGCCTACGGCCCGGAGGGTGTCTGCGATCTTGCCAAGCTGCTCGATTGCCCGGTGCTGGCCATCAATTGCCATCGTCAGGCAGATGATCAGCTGCTCTTCCCACCCTATCGGATCGTCGAGCGATCAGGCCTGCGCGTAGCGATCATCGGCCTTGCCTGTCCGATCGTCGACAAGACGATGCCGGCCTCGTTCAGCGCGGGGGTCTATTTTACGATCGGCAACCGCGAACTGCCGCGCTGGATCGCGCATGTGCGACAGGAGGAAAAAGCAGATCTCGTCGTCGTCCTGTCGCATTTGGGGTTTCCCCAGGATGTGAAGCTGGCCGGCGAGGTCGATGGTGTGGACGTGCTCGTAAGCGGCCACACCCATAATCGCATGGACGAGGCAATCGTTGTCAACGGCACCGTCATATTCCAGTCGGGTTGCCACGGGTCTTTCGTTGGGCGCCTCGACGTTGAAATCAAGGAGGGCAAGGTTGCGAGCCATCGCCACCAGCTGATCCCGGTTGATGCGAGCTTGGCCGAGCAGCCAGAGGTTGTAGACCTCATCGATAGCGCGATCCGGAATGAACCAACGGATTTGAGCCAGACAGTCGGCCAGATAACCGCCGCCCTGCACCGCTACGCGATGCTGAGCTCAACCATGGATGACGTGCTGCTTGAGGCAATTGCGGAAGCCGCAGGCACCCGGATCGCCTTCTCGAATGGTTGGCGCTACGGCGCTCCCATTCCTCCAGGGCCGGTCACGGTCAATGATTTGTGGAACATCATTCCGACAAACCCGCCCGTCTCGGTCGTCGAACTCACCGGTGCGGAGATCGTCGAAATGCTCGAAGCCAATCTCGAGCGAACCTTTGCCGCCGATCCGTATGAACAGATGGGCGGCTACGTGAAGCGGATGCGCGGCGTCAAAATGTACTTCAAGGCTGAAAATCCCCCAGGGCATCGGATCGATCGTCTGTTCGTGGAGGGCGAACGTGTCGATCCTTTGAAATCCTATGTGGCGGCCTTCGTGACAGCACAGGGCGTGCCTGCGAAATTTGGCCATAACCGGCGCAATTTGGAGATCCGCGCGGTCGACGCGCTGCGTGGCCTTTTCGAACGCCGCCGCACGGTGACGCCGGACCCCACACCAACGGTATTTGAGATCTGA
- a CDS encoding sulfite exporter TauE/SafE family protein — protein MTLEPIQYVLGVLSGGLVGFTLGLVGGGGSILAVPLMVYLVRVPNAHVAIGTSALAVAANAATGLIGHARAHTVKWRCGGMYASAGIVGALIGSTAGKAVDGQKLLFLFALVMVIVGIAMLRGRGNLGNPGAECNREKAPKVVGYGLGTGLFSGFFGIGGGFLIVPGLIGSTGMPILNAVGTSLIAVAAFGLTTAVNYAFSGLVDWPLAFVFIFGGILGGLLGTQVAKRLAGTQGTLTTVFAVLIFVVAGYMLWKSALAL, from the coding sequence ATGACGCTGGAACCGATCCAGTATGTGCTGGGCGTCTTATCTGGCGGTCTCGTCGGGTTTACGCTGGGCCTGGTGGGCGGCGGTGGTTCAATCCTGGCGGTTCCGCTGATGGTCTATCTGGTGCGCGTACCCAACGCGCATGTCGCCATCGGTACCAGTGCCCTTGCCGTGGCCGCCAATGCCGCAACAGGTCTTATCGGGCATGCACGCGCGCATACGGTGAAGTGGCGCTGCGGCGGCATGTATGCCAGCGCCGGGATCGTCGGTGCCCTGATAGGTTCGACCGCCGGCAAGGCGGTCGACGGGCAAAAGCTTCTTTTCCTGTTCGCACTTGTGATGGTGATCGTTGGCATCGCGATGCTGAGGGGGCGTGGCAATCTCGGAAACCCCGGGGCTGAATGCAATCGTGAGAAAGCCCCCAAGGTTGTGGGCTATGGCCTGGGGACCGGGCTGTTCTCGGGCTTCTTCGGCATCGGTGGTGGTTTCCTGATTGTCCCGGGGCTGATCGGTTCCACCGGTATGCCGATTCTCAATGCGGTGGGAACGTCGCTCATTGCCGTGGCGGCCTTCGGCCTGACCACTGCCGTCAACTATGCATTCTCCGGTCTGGTCGACTGGCCTCTGGCTTTCGTGTTCATCTTCGGCGGCATCCTTGGCGGACTGCTCGGGACGCAAGTTGCCAAGCGCCTTGCGGGCACCCAAGGCACCCTGACCACGGTCTTTGCCGTGCTCATTTTCGTGGTCGCGGGCTACATGCTTTGGAAAAGCGCTTTGGCGCTCTGA
- a CDS encoding cytochrome c oxidase assembly protein produces the protein MAVPLGFLLLLTAVYLTAAFKERKWSIWRTASWMSGAGILAWGLLPQFLPFSPGDFRQHMLQHLMLGMLAPIGLVMAAPITLLLRALPVGQSRIVIRILQTRMLKLWANPVTALVFNLGGMAALYFTSLFVWMITNPALHYLVHFHFVVAGCLYAWVIAGPDPAPDRPSVPSRLVVLGIAVVLHSVMAQMLYARVLVSIPVPTDQLQQAAELMYYGGDITEILLAFAMVSTWRPSRGKTPGKGQLQPQAR, from the coding sequence ATGGCGGTGCCATTGGGGTTCTTGCTGTTGCTGACAGCAGTCTATCTGACCGCAGCATTCAAAGAGCGAAAATGGAGCATCTGGCGCACCGCATCGTGGATGAGCGGTGCCGGGATACTGGCATGGGGATTACTGCCCCAATTCCTTCCGTTTTCGCCGGGAGATTTCCGGCAACACATGCTCCAGCATTTGATGCTGGGAATGCTGGCACCGATCGGTCTCGTCATGGCGGCACCTATTACGCTGCTGCTACGAGCTCTGCCCGTCGGACAAAGTCGGATCGTGATCCGTATTCTGCAAACCCGCATGCTGAAGCTATGGGCTAACCCAGTCACCGCCCTCGTGTTCAACCTTGGTGGGATGGCGGCTCTCTATTTCACGTCGCTGTTTGTGTGGATGATAACGAACCCAGCCCTGCACTATCTGGTCCACTTCCATTTTGTCGTGGCCGGTTGCCTTTATGCTTGGGTGATCGCCGGTCCCGATCCGGCCCCAGATCGTCCTTCCGTTCCATCGCGGCTCGTTGTGCTGGGTATCGCCGTTGTCCTTCATTCCGTCATGGCTCAGATGTTGTATGCGCGGGTGCTGGTTTCCATCCCGGTCCCAACTGACCAGCTGCAGCAGGCCGCGGAACTCATGTACTATGGGGGGGACATCACGGAGATTCTGCTCGCATTTGCGATGGTGAGTACCTGGCGGCCTAGCCGAGGAAAGACCCCGGGCAAGGGACAGCTACAGCCACAGGCAAGATAG